In Spodoptera frugiperda isolate SF20-4 chromosome 12, AGI-APGP_CSIRO_Sfru_2.0, whole genome shotgun sequence, a single window of DNA contains:
- the LOC118262554 gene encoding peroxiredoxin 1 isoform X2, producing the protein MPLQLTKPAPQFKTTAVVNGEFKDIALSDYKGKYVVLFFYPLDLEAHITAEVKQEISKAVTVPSPSFLQMLQKAVCSCQRTPTEVPNDHEHQVTRDTSHEKKNGTFVCPTEIIAFSERADDFRKIGCEVIGASTDSHFTHLAWINTPRKQGGLGPMNIPLISDKSHRIARDYGVLNEETGIPFRGLFVIDDKQNLRQITVNDLPVGRSVEETLRLVQAFQYTDKHGEVCPANWQPGSKTIKPDTKAAQEYFIDAN; encoded by the exons ATGCCTCTCCAGCTGACCAAGCCCGCTCCCCAGTTCAAGACCACCGCTGTCGTCAACGGCGAGTTCAAGGACATCGCTCTCTCCGACTACAAGGGCAAATATGTAGTACTGTTCTTCTACCCATTGGACTT GGAGGCCCACATCACCGCTGAAGTGAAGCAAGAAATCTCGAAAGCAGTCACTGTGCCCTCTCCGTCTTTTCTGCAAATGCTTCAGAAAGCAGTATGTTCGTGTCAGCGAACTCCCACCGAGGTTCCTAATGACCATGAGCACCAAGTAACGAGGGACACTAGCCATGAGAAAAAGAATGG CACTTTTGTATGCCCCACTGAGATCATCGCGTTCTCTGAGCGCGCTGATGATTTCCGCAAGATTGGCTGCGAGGTCATCGGTGCCTCCACTGACTCTCACTTCACACATCTTGCCTGGATCAACACCCCACGTAAACAGG GTGGTCTCGGCCCCATGAACATTCCCCTGATCAGTGACAAGTCACACCGCATCGCCCGCGACTACGGAGTGCTGAACGAGGAGACCGGCATCCCATTCAGAGGCCTGTTCGTCATTGACGACAAGCAGAACCTTAGGCAGATCACCGTCAACGACTTGCCTGTTGGCCG ATCTGTGGAGGAGACCCTTCGTCTTGTGCAGGCATTCCAGTACACAGACAAGCACGGAGAGGTGTGCCCAGCCAACTGGCAGCCCGGCTCCAAGACCATCAAGCCCGACACCAAAGCTGCCCAGGAATACTTCATCGACGCCAACTAA
- the LOC118262554 gene encoding peroxiredoxin 1 isoform X3 has protein sequence MLCFNKMPLQLTKPAPQFKTTAVVNGEFKDIALSDYKGKYVVLFFYPLDLEAHITAEVKQEISKAVTVPSPSFLQMLQKAVCSCQRTPTEVPNDHEHQVTRDTSHEKKNGTFVCPTEIIAFSERADDFRKIGCEVIGASTDSHFTHLAWINTPRKQGGLGPMNIPLISDKSHRIARDYGVLNEETGIPFRGLFVIDDKQNLRQITVNDLPVGRSVEETLRLVQAFQYTDKHGEVCPANWQPGSKTIKPDTKAAQEYFIDAN, from the exons ATGTTGTG TTTCAACAAGATGCCTCTCCAGCTGACCAAGCCCGCTCCCCAGTTCAAGACCACCGCTGTCGTCAACGGCGAGTTCAAGGACATCGCTCTCTCCGACTACAAGGGCAAATATGTAGTACTGTTCTTCTACCCATTGGACTT GGAGGCCCACATCACCGCTGAAGTGAAGCAAGAAATCTCGAAAGCAGTCACTGTGCCCTCTCCGTCTTTTCTGCAAATGCTTCAGAAAGCAGTATGTTCGTGTCAGCGAACTCCCACCGAGGTTCCTAATGACCATGAGCACCAAGTAACGAGGGACACTAGCCATGAGAAAAAGAATGG CACTTTTGTATGCCCCACTGAGATCATCGCGTTCTCTGAGCGCGCTGATGATTTCCGCAAGATTGGCTGCGAGGTCATCGGTGCCTCCACTGACTCTCACTTCACACATCTTGCCTGGATCAACACCCCACGTAAACAGG GTGGTCTCGGCCCCATGAACATTCCCCTGATCAGTGACAAGTCACACCGCATCGCCCGCGACTACGGAGTGCTGAACGAGGAGACCGGCATCCCATTCAGAGGCCTGTTCGTCATTGACGACAAGCAGAACCTTAGGCAGATCACCGTCAACGACTTGCCTGTTGGCCG ATCTGTGGAGGAGACCCTTCGTCTTGTGCAGGCATTCCAGTACACAGACAAGCACGGAGAGGTGTGCCCAGCCAACTGGCAGCCCGGCTCCAAGACCATCAAGCCCGACACCAAAGCTGCCCAGGAATACTTCATCGACGCCAACTAA
- the LOC118262554 gene encoding peroxiredoxin 1 isoform X4: MPLQLTKPAPQFKTTAVVNGEFKDIALSDYKGKYVVLFFYPLDFTFVCPTEIIAFSERADDFRKIGCEVIGASTDSHFTHLAWINTPRKQGGLGPMNIPLISDKSHRIARDYGVLNEETGIPFRGLFVIDDKQNLRQITVNDLPVGRSVEETLRLVQAFQYTDKHGEVCPANWQPGSKTIKPDTKAAQEYFIDAN, encoded by the exons ATGCCTCTCCAGCTGACCAAGCCCGCTCCCCAGTTCAAGACCACCGCTGTCGTCAACGGCGAGTTCAAGGACATCGCTCTCTCCGACTACAAGGGCAAATATGTAGTACTGTTCTTCTACCCATTGGACTT CACTTTTGTATGCCCCACTGAGATCATCGCGTTCTCTGAGCGCGCTGATGATTTCCGCAAGATTGGCTGCGAGGTCATCGGTGCCTCCACTGACTCTCACTTCACACATCTTGCCTGGATCAACACCCCACGTAAACAGG GTGGTCTCGGCCCCATGAACATTCCCCTGATCAGTGACAAGTCACACCGCATCGCCCGCGACTACGGAGTGCTGAACGAGGAGACCGGCATCCCATTCAGAGGCCTGTTCGTCATTGACGACAAGCAGAACCTTAGGCAGATCACCGTCAACGACTTGCCTGTTGGCCG ATCTGTGGAGGAGACCCTTCGTCTTGTGCAGGCATTCCAGTACACAGACAAGCACGGAGAGGTGTGCCCAGCCAACTGGCAGCCCGGCTCCAAGACCATCAAGCCCGACACCAAAGCTGCCCAGGAATACTTCATCGACGCCAACTAA